A region of Dioscorea cayenensis subsp. rotundata cultivar TDr96_F1 chromosome 5, TDr96_F1_v2_PseudoChromosome.rev07_lg8_w22 25.fasta, whole genome shotgun sequence DNA encodes the following proteins:
- the LOC120262361 gene encoding F-box/kelch-repeat protein SKIP11-like yields MLEGQSYMISRAVPSSCEQEPKWIYMACQLLDQSKNKRHMNDESREQEKGHKIKRKKSPRSPLSPNIEEMEPNSLETIEEMECPDETDGNGSGGDYPDSNSLISSIGRDNSINCLLRCSRSDYGSLASLNKSFRSLIQSGELYRLRRQMGITEHWVYFSCHVLEWEAYDPYRGRWLTLPRLPHNECFMCSDKESLAVGTELLVFGKEVTSHIVLRYSILTNSWSSGKAMNSPRCLFGSASLGEKAIVAGGTDAHGNILSSAELYNSEKQTWTTLPSMITPRKMCSGVFMNGKFYVIGGMSSNTQLLTCGEEYDLERGTWRLIPNMSSGLNGASGAPPLVAVVNNNLYAAHYSEKEIRKYDKDTNSWITLGRLPERPASMNGWGLAFRACGERLIVIGGPRVLGGGMIELHSWIPKDGPPEWTMIASKHSGSFVYNCAVMGC; encoded by the coding sequence ATGTTGGAAGGTCAATCCTACATGATCTCAAGGGCAGTGCCGAGCTCCTGTGAGCAGGAACCCAAGTGGATCTACATGGCTTGCCAGCTCCTTGACCAATCAAAGAATAAACGGCATATGAATGATGAATcaagagaacaagaaaaagggCACAAAATTAAGAGAAAGAAGTCTCCAAGGAGCCCTCTATCACCCAATATCGAAGAAATGGAGCCAAATTCTCTGGAGACCATTGAAGAAATGGAGTGTCCTGATGAGACTGATGGAAATGGATCCGGTGGGGATTACCCTGATTCGAACTCCCTCATCAGCTCGATTGGCCGGGATAATTCAATCAATTGCCTTCTCCGCTGTTCTCGATCTGATTATGGCTCTCTCGCATCACTCAACAAGAGCTTCCGTTCGCTTATTCAGAGTGGTGAGCTTTACCGGCTCAGACGACAGATGGGGATAACTGAGCACTGGGTCTACTTCTCTTGCCATGTTCTTGAGTGGGAGGCTTATGATCCCTACCGTGGTCGATGGCTGACACTGCCTAGATTGCCTCATAATGAGTGCTTCATGTGCTCGGATAAGGAGTCATTGGCTGTAGGCACTGAGCTCCTTGTTTTTGGGAAGGAAGTAACCTCGCATATTGTTCTTAGATATAGTATTCTCACAAACTCTTGGAGTTCAGGTAAGGCGATGAACTCTCCCAGATGCTTGTTTGGATCTGCAAGCCTCGGAGAGAAAGCTATTGTAGCTGGTGGAACTGATGCTCATGGTAACATATTGAGTTCTGCTGAGCTTTATAATTCTGAGAAGCAGACTTGGACTACTTTGCCGAGCATGATTACACCCAGAAAGATGTGTTCCGGGGTATTTATGAATGGAAAGTTCTATGTCATTGGAGGCATGTCAAGCAACACACAATTATTGACATGTGGTGAAGAGTATGATTTGGAGAGGGGTACCTGGAGGCTCATTCCCAACATGTCTTCAGGCCTCAATGGTGCCAGCGGTGCACCTCCGCTCGTTGCAGTggttaataataatttgtacGCAGCTCATTATTCAGAGAAGGAGATCAGGAAATATGACAAGGACACTAACTCTTGGATCACTCTCGGGAGATTACCTGAGAGACCAGCTTCGATGAATGGTTGGGGCCTTGCTTTTCGGGCATGCGGTGAACGACTGATTGTGATCGGTGGACCAAGGGTATTAGGTGGGGGAATGATTGAGCTTCATTCATGGATACCTAAAGACGGGCCTCCAGAGTGGACCATGATAGCCAGTAAGCATTCTGGAAGCTTTGTCTATAACTGCGCTGTTATGGGTTGCTGA